The following are encoded together in the Piscinibacter lacus genome:
- a CDS encoding short-chain dehydrogenase, with product MKHLPEGYRALVLGASGTLGSALKAALEADPRCATVTGLSRRGTPPLVLEDEATLRAAAEAMREAGPYALILDACGALRLDGRGPEKRLDDLDPRALARSFEVNAIGRALVLKHFIPLLPRQGRCIFGVLSARVGSISDNRAGGWYGYRAAKAAGNMLLQTAAIECTRSRPEAVFAALQPGTVPSPLSAPFLAGHPTVSAEEAAQGLLAALDTLPAQRGASFIDAKGQAIPW from the coding sequence ATGAAGCATCTGCCCGAGGGCTACCGCGCGCTGGTGCTGGGGGCCAGCGGGACGCTGGGCTCGGCCCTGAAAGCTGCGCTGGAAGCCGACCCGCGCTGTGCCACGGTCACCGGCCTGAGCCGTCGCGGCACACCGCCCCTCGTGCTGGAAGACGAAGCCACGCTGCGCGCCGCCGCCGAGGCGATGCGGGAGGCCGGTCCCTATGCCCTGATCCTGGATGCCTGCGGCGCGCTCCGCCTGGACGGCCGCGGGCCCGAGAAGCGGCTCGACGACCTGGACCCGCGCGCACTGGCGCGCAGCTTCGAGGTCAATGCCATCGGCCGGGCGCTGGTGCTCAAGCACTTCATTCCGCTGCTGCCGCGCCAGGGGCGCTGCATCTTCGGCGTGCTGTCGGCCCGCGTCGGCAGCATCAGCGACAACCGCGCCGGCGGCTGGTACGGCTACCGCGCAGCCAAGGCCGCCGGCAACATGCTGCTGCAGACCGCCGCGATCGAATGCACCCGCAGCCGGCCCGAGGCCGTGTTCGCCGCACTGCAACCGGGCACCGTGCCCTCGCCCCTGTCCGCGCCCTTCCTGGCCGGCCATCCCACGGTCTCGGCCGAAGAGGCCGCCCAGGGCCTGCTGGCCGCGCTGGACACCCTGCCCGCGCAGCGCGGCGCAAGCTTCATCGACGCCAAGGGCCAGGCCATTCCGTGGTGA
- the exaC gene encoding acetaldehyde dehydrogenase ExaC produces the protein MLYAYPNTPGAKVEYKPQYDNFIGGQWKAPLSGQYFDVITPITGKPYTKVARSNAADVDLALDAAHAAAEKWGKTAPAVRANILLQIADRIDANLEKLAYAETVDNGKPMRETLNADIPLSADHFRYFAGCLRAQEGSISEIDETTIAYHFHEPLGVVGQIIPWNFPILMAAWKLAPALAAGNCVVLKPAESTPISILVLAELIADLLPAGVLNIVNGYGREAGHPLATSTRIAKIAFTGSTSTGRLIGQAAANNLIPATLELGGKSPNIFFADVAAADDGFLDKAIEGLVLFAFNQGEVCTCPSRAIIHESIYDEFMARCVDRIKAIKQGNPLDTETMLGAQASQEQVSKISSYLQLGREEGAELLVGGHRKILGGELEGGYYIEPTVFKGHNKMRIFQEEIFGPVLAVTTFKTEAEAVEIGNDTLYGLGAGVWSRNGNVAYRMGRALKAGRVWTNCYHAYPAHAAFGGYKQSGIGRETHKMMLDHYQQTKNLLVSTSESKLGFF, from the coding sequence ATGCTCTACGCCTACCCCAACACCCCCGGCGCCAAGGTTGAGTACAAGCCGCAGTACGACAACTTCATCGGCGGCCAGTGGAAGGCCCCGCTGAGCGGCCAGTACTTCGACGTGATCACCCCGATCACCGGCAAGCCCTACACCAAGGTGGCCCGCTCCAATGCCGCCGACGTGGACCTGGCCCTGGACGCGGCCCATGCCGCCGCCGAGAAGTGGGGCAAGACCGCCCCGGCCGTGCGCGCCAACATCCTGCTGCAGATCGCCGACCGCATCGATGCCAACCTGGAAAAGCTGGCCTATGCCGAGACGGTGGACAACGGCAAGCCGATGCGCGAGACGCTGAATGCGGACATCCCGCTCTCGGCCGATCACTTCCGCTACTTCGCCGGCTGCCTGCGCGCGCAGGAAGGCTCGATCAGCGAGATCGACGAAACCACGATCGCCTACCACTTCCATGAGCCCCTGGGCGTGGTCGGCCAGATCATTCCCTGGAACTTCCCCATCCTGATGGCAGCGTGGAAGCTGGCCCCGGCCCTGGCCGCCGGCAACTGCGTGGTGCTCAAGCCGGCCGAGTCGACCCCGATCTCCATTCTGGTCCTGGCCGAGCTGATCGCTGACCTGCTGCCGGCCGGCGTGCTGAACATCGTCAACGGCTACGGCCGCGAGGCCGGCCACCCCCTGGCCACCAGCACCCGCATCGCCAAGATCGCCTTCACCGGTTCCACCTCCACCGGCCGACTGATCGGCCAGGCCGCGGCGAACAACCTGATCCCGGCGACGCTGGAGCTGGGCGGCAAGTCACCCAACATCTTCTTCGCGGACGTGGCCGCGGCCGACGACGGCTTCCTGGACAAGGCCATCGAAGGCCTGGTGCTGTTCGCCTTCAACCAGGGCGAGGTCTGCACCTGCCCCTCGCGCGCGATCATTCACGAATCGATCTATGACGAGTTCATGGCCCGCTGCGTGGACCGCATCAAGGCCATCAAGCAGGGCAACCCGCTGGACACCGAGACCATGCTGGGCGCCCAGGCCTCGCAGGAACAGGTCAGCAAGATCAGCTCCTACTTGCAACTGGGCCGCGAGGAAGGTGCCGAGCTGCTGGTCGGCGGCCATCGCAAGATCCTGGGTGGCGAGCTGGAAGGCGGCTACTACATCGAGCCGACCGTCTTCAAGGGCCACAACAAGATGCGCATCTTCCAGGAGGAGATCTTCGGCCCCGTGCTGGCCGTGACCACCTTCAAGACCGAAGCCGAAGCCGTCGAGATCGGCAACGACACGCTCTACGGCCTGGGCGCCGGCGTGTGGAGCCGCAACGGCAATGTCGCCTACCGCATGGGCCGCGCCCTGAAGGCGGGCCGCGTGTGGACCAACTGCTACCACGCCTACCCGGCGCATGCGGCCTTCGGCGGCTACAAGCAGTCGGGCATCGGCCGCGAGACCCACAAGATGATGCTGGACCACTACCAGCAGACCAAGAACCTGCTGGTCAGCACCAGCGAGAGCAAGCTCGGCTTCTTCTGA
- a CDS encoding heavy metal response regulator transcription factor has translation MRILLIEDEPRLGDYLHKGLREQGGIVDRAHNGIDGRHLALEGDYDLILLDVMLPGLDGFGVLAALREKRQTPVLMLTARDAVEDRVRGLQGGADDYLVKPFAFSELLARIQALLRRGGKGGPGRAPTELLAGDLRLDLLKRRAERGGQRIDLTAKEFALLSLLMRRQGEVLSRTLLAEQVWDMHFDSDTNIVDVAVRRLRAKVDEPFGEPLVHTVRGMGYVLESRTAADPR, from the coding sequence ATGCGCATCCTGCTGATTGAAGACGAGCCCCGACTGGGCGACTACCTGCACAAGGGCCTGCGCGAGCAGGGCGGCATCGTCGACCGCGCACACAACGGCATCGACGGCCGCCACCTGGCGCTAGAGGGCGATTACGACCTGATCCTGCTCGACGTGATGCTGCCCGGCCTGGACGGCTTCGGCGTGCTGGCTGCGCTGCGCGAGAAGCGCCAGACGCCGGTGCTGATGCTGACCGCCCGCGACGCAGTGGAGGACCGCGTGCGCGGCCTGCAGGGCGGGGCGGACGACTACCTGGTCAAGCCCTTCGCCTTTTCGGAGCTGCTGGCGCGCATCCAGGCCCTGCTGCGGCGGGGTGGCAAGGGCGGCCCGGGCCGGGCGCCGACCGAGCTGCTGGCCGGCGATCTGCGGCTGGACCTGCTCAAGCGCCGGGCCGAGCGGGGCGGCCAGCGCATCGACCTGACGGCCAAGGAGTTCGCCCTGCTCTCGCTGCTGATGCGGCGTCAGGGCGAGGTGCTGTCGCGCACCCTGCTGGCCGAGCAGGTCTGGGACATGCACTTCGACAGCGACACCAACATCGTCGACGTGGCCGTGCGGCGCCTGCGCGCCAAGGTGGACGAGCCCTTCGGCGAGCCGCTGGTGCACACCGTGCGGGGCATGGGCTATGTGCTGGAGTCGCGCACCGCGGCGGATCCGCGATGA
- a CDS encoding heavy metal sensor histidine kinase: MKRPSMARRLTLTLGLIVSLVMLAMGWAFQHTLETTLHELDRVELVSRAELLRQKIEQARARDPYLTALGGELDTLLLGHGRLRMWLLDASGQPLHGGPGKPELVETDQPDGQCQVRRDDGVLMQALRLPLPMPMPHASGLDLSLNPRDGVGLGVGEIVVALDGRPREALLAGHLRQLLGLGLAGLLATVLLGGLASWRGLRPLRRLARASAALAPTAQGQRLPERHGDPGLDALAQAFNGVLERREAAYRQLETFNADVAHELRTPLATLINGGQVMLAGTRSTEELREALGTQLEVLEELGGLVKDMLFLARADRGDRVQAAQAQPLSLERELSHCTDFVEALADAARVRLRITVDPALQAAGAPPLHANPALLQRALCNLLSNGIAHSAPGSEVLLRARWRAGPGPLGRLRLDVLNPGTPPPEALRARMFHRFVRGDAARSQREGYGLGLAIVQAVAHMHGGVVFAEAEAQGLSVGLEWPLHDMQMDA; encoded by the coding sequence ATGAAGCGGCCCTCGATGGCGCGCCGGCTGACGCTGACGCTGGGCCTGATCGTCAGCCTGGTGATGCTGGCCATGGGCTGGGCCTTCCAGCACACGCTGGAGACCACGCTGCACGAGCTGGACCGTGTCGAGCTGGTGAGCCGGGCCGAGCTGCTGCGGCAGAAGATCGAGCAGGCACGCGCCCGCGACCCCTACCTGACCGCCCTGGGCGGCGAGCTGGACACCTTGCTGCTCGGCCACGGCCGCCTGCGCATGTGGCTGCTGGACGCAAGCGGCCAGCCCCTGCACGGCGGCCCGGGCAAGCCCGAGCTGGTGGAAACCGACCAGCCCGACGGCCAATGCCAGGTGCGGCGCGACGACGGCGTGCTGATGCAGGCCCTGCGGCTGCCGCTGCCCATGCCCATGCCGCATGCCAGCGGCCTGGACCTGAGCCTGAACCCGCGCGACGGCGTCGGCCTGGGCGTGGGCGAGATCGTGGTCGCCCTGGACGGCCGTCCGCGCGAGGCCCTGCTGGCCGGCCACCTGCGGCAGTTGCTAGGCCTGGGCCTGGCCGGGCTGCTGGCCACCGTGCTGCTGGGCGGGCTGGCCTCTTGGCGCGGCCTGCGGCCGCTGCGTCGCCTGGCGCGTGCCAGCGCCGCGCTGGCGCCCACCGCCCAGGGCCAGCGCCTGCCCGAGCGGCATGGCGACCCCGGCCTCGATGCCCTCGCCCAGGCCTTCAACGGCGTGCTGGAGCGCCGCGAGGCGGCCTACCGTCAGCTCGAAACCTTCAATGCCGACGTGGCCCATGAGCTGCGCACGCCCCTGGCCACCCTGATCAACGGCGGCCAGGTGATGCTGGCCGGCACCCGCTCGACCGAGGAGCTGCGCGAGGCCCTGGGCACCCAGCTCGAAGTGCTGGAGGAGCTGGGCGGCCTGGTCAAGGACATGCTCTTCCTGGCCCGCGCCGACCGCGGCGACCGGGTGCAGGCCGCGCAGGCTCAGCCCCTGAGCCTGGAGCGCGAGCTGAGCCACTGCACCGACTTCGTCGAGGCCCTGGCCGACGCCGCCCGGGTGAGGCTGCGCATCACGGTGGACCCGGCCCTGCAAGCGGCCGGCGCCCCGCCGCTGCATGCCAATCCGGCGCTGCTGCAGCGGGCGCTGTGCAATCTGCTGAGCAATGGCATCGCGCACAGCGCGCCGGGCAGCGAGGTGCTGCTGCGGGCCCGCTGGCGAGCCGGGCCGGGGCCGCTGGGCCGCCTGCGGCTGGACGTGCTCAACCCGGGCACGCCGCCGCCCGAGGCGCTGCGGGCGCGGATGTTCCACCGCTTCGTGCGCGGGGATGCGGCCCGCTCGCAGCGCGAGGGTTATGGCCTGGGCCTGGCCATCGTGCAGGCGGTGGCGCACATGCACGGCGGGGTGGTGTTTGCCGAGGCCGAGGCTCAGGGCCTGAGCGTGGGCCTGGAATGGCCGCTCCACGATATGCAGATGGATGCATGA
- a CDS encoding DUF779 domain-containing protein — protein MVDKVIATEATIQLIEVLKHKYGPNLIFHQSGGCCDNSAANCYIEGEVMIGAADVKLGEIGGLPFYIGAQQYEYWKHTQLIIDVVEGGHGGTFSLEGPEGKAFLTRSRLFTDNETMALSLAGRL, from the coding sequence ATGGTCGACAAGGTGATTGCCACCGAGGCAACGATTCAACTGATCGAAGTGCTTAAGCACAAGTACGGCCCGAACCTGATCTTTCATCAGTCGGGCGGCTGCTGCGACAACAGCGCGGCCAATTGCTACATCGAGGGCGAGGTCATGATCGGCGCGGCCGATGTGAAGCTCGGCGAGATCGGCGGGCTGCCCTTCTACATCGGCGCCCAGCAGTACGAATACTGGAAGCACACCCAGCTCATCATCGACGTGGTCGAGGGCGGCCACGGCGGCACCTTCTCGCTCGAAGGGCCGGAGGGCAAGGCCTTCCTGACCCGCTCGCGACTCTTCACCGACAACGAGACCATGGCCCTGAGCCTGGCCGGCCGCCTGTGA
- a CDS encoding cytochrome P450, with protein sequence MNLPLPPSLLEAPATRPRLPDELASALARGGPAMPMAALHRSGPLHWWDQAFGGCWLLSRHAEVEAALRDPRLSVARVAGWGELARQAGLAQPSADASPRFQRLLARALLFVDDPDHQRLRPLMQAGFHPAALQALRPAIEARLDRLLSALPAKGPFDAIAALARPLPAGVIGSMLGVPEAELARFAAGAGDLADLLATLDPQPALLRRAQRRLLILAGLFEPLIAARRAAQHAPAQPPHDLIDRLLAAEAAGLLPHADELLAQAVMLLFAGHETTRHLLGSLLQTVLATPGLWARLRAEPEAVPRVVREVLRLHSPVQYTVRRVAQGHERAGQWMARGQLLVLMIGAANRDPDRHADPDRFDPDRAAPGALAFGSGPHVCLGAALTLLEAELLLRELLRRWPRLALAEAQADWLPSPLYRGLGRLLLNRD encoded by the coding sequence GTGAACCTGCCCCTGCCCCCCTCGCTGCTCGAAGCGCCCGCGACGCGGCCGCGGTTGCCGGACGAGCTGGCCAGCGCCCTGGCCCGCGGCGGCCCGGCCATGCCCATGGCCGCCCTGCACCGCAGCGGGCCGCTGCACTGGTGGGACCAGGCCTTCGGCGGCTGCTGGCTGCTGAGCCGCCATGCCGAGGTGGAGGCCGCGCTGCGCGATCCCCGCCTGTCGGTGGCGCGGGTGGCCGGCTGGGGCGAGCTGGCCCGGCAGGCCGGGCTGGCGCAGCCGTCCGCAGACGCCAGCCCGCGCTTCCAGCGCCTGCTGGCGCGCGCCCTGCTCTTCGTCGACGACCCCGACCACCAGCGCCTGCGCCCGCTGATGCAGGCCGGCTTCCACCCTGCCGCCCTGCAGGCGCTGCGGCCGGCCATCGAGGCCCGGCTCGACCGGCTGCTTTCCGCCCTACCGGCCAAGGGCCCCTTCGACGCCATCGCCGCCCTGGCCCGGCCGCTGCCCGCCGGCGTGATCGGCAGCATGCTGGGCGTGCCCGAGGCCGAACTGGCGCGCTTTGCCGCCGGGGCCGGCGACCTGGCCGACCTGCTCGCCACCCTGGATCCCCAGCCGGCGCTGCTGCGCCGCGCGCAGCGGCGGCTGCTGATCCTGGCCGGCCTGTTCGAGCCCCTGATCGCGGCCCGTCGCGCCGCGCAGCATGCGCCGGCGCAGCCGCCGCACGACCTGATCGACCGCCTGCTGGCCGCCGAAGCCGCCGGCCTGCTGCCCCATGCCGACGAGCTGCTGGCCCAGGCCGTGATGCTGCTCTTTGCAGGCCACGAGACCACCCGCCACCTGCTCGGCAGCCTGTTGCAGACGGTGCTGGCCACGCCCGGCCTCTGGGCCCGCCTGCGGGCCGAGCCCGAGGCCGTGCCGCGCGTGGTGCGCGAGGTGCTGCGCCTGCACAGCCCCGTGCAGTACACGGTGCGGCGCGTCGCGCAGGGCCATGAGCGGGCAGGCCAGTGGATGGCGCGCGGGCAGTTGCTGGTGCTGATGATCGGCGCGGCCAACCGCGATCCGGACCGCCATGCCGATCCGGACCGCTTCGACCCGGACCGTGCCGCGCCCGGCGCCCTGGCCTTCGGCAGCGGGCCGCATGTCTGCCTGGGGGCGGCGCTGACGCTGCTGGAAGCCGAGCTGCTGCTGCGCGAGCTGCTGCGCCGCTGGCCCCGGCTGGCCCTGGCCGAGGCGCAGGCCGACTGGCTGCCCAGCCCGCTCTACCGCGGACTGGGCCGCCTGCTGCTGAACCGGGACTGA